In one window of Chryseobacterium viscerum DNA:
- a CDS encoding response regulator transcription factor has translation MTKKILIADDHHVVRIGTAMILEKNFNHFEVDFAETYGEAKKKIESEKYDLVILDIELPGSIFKSMVKEIKTISENTLILIFTSYKENIALQYIEEGANGFLNKQSDPENFVKAVESVFKEGFYYTPEIMHEILKGNKKKKAVDDLSERELQVFNLLAKGNGNLEIANALNIEESTVGTYKRRVYQKLKITNLVELLDIYKEIH, from the coding sequence ATGACAAAAAAAATACTCATTGCAGATGACCATCATGTGGTAAGAATCGGGACAGCTATGATCCTGGAGAAAAATTTTAATCATTTTGAAGTCGATTTTGCAGAGACCTATGGAGAAGCAAAAAAGAAAATTGAATCTGAAAAATATGACCTCGTTATTCTGGATATTGAACTTCCGGGAAGCATTTTCAAATCTATGGTCAAAGAGATCAAAACTATCTCTGAAAATACTCTTATCTTAATATTTACATCCTACAAAGAAAATATTGCACTGCAGTATATTGAAGAAGGAGCGAATGGTTTTTTGAATAAGCAGAGTGATCCGGAAAATTTTGTCAAAGCAGTTGAATCTGTCTTTAAAGAAGGTTTTTATTATACTCCGGAGATCATGCATGAAATACTGAAAGGAAATAAAAAGAAAAAAGCAGTAGATGATTTATCAGAGAGAGAATTGCAGGTTTTTAATCTTTTAGCCAAAGGAAACGGAAATCTTGAAATAGCAAATGCCCTTAATATTGAAGAATCTACGGTGGGTACCTACAAAAGAAGGGTCTATCAGAAACTGAAGATTACCAATTTGGTTGAATTACTTGATATTTATAAAGAAATACATTAA
- a CDS encoding ATP-binding protein: protein MKLLYFISLLFSLCIYGQSYTTQWYNMDNGLPQNSIKDIVKDKYGFIWLSMEGRILRYDGSNFVQYNNFKLKNLSFGDFYGNIKKDSISVFNISEKKVLLISRRQPDVIAANNTFEYGGALKSKIYKRIVRNNFTVRYLSYYINSYYIQLNEGAYYFEDNNVVYVDKKSRKRTTVAVGFSYDRLKKMFVHGEYVLISDPARKKIIQLYRGTLSEIEAPAVYTDPETRMYWQQISGQVFMIHEGKIYRSEFSGGKLTLTFLLEYKDIDKDISGAMFYDEAARKLYIGSSINGLKILSLSDFSVSRKNLSYQDEVCYAAISYGDNSVLTQEGIKYSRNTSERLFFAPQSYDKRYIIEDNAGNLIYRENNSIHIRYKNTGFTKYDSISFKDKGIDGLYKNGDLYTVSVIDRNQFYLYLFSHDNFKRVERIIPCEDNIYTVFRYNKDLLYLGSSGGIYVYSLTLKRMIKQIGKGLPVKQIIRTKEGNVWFTTYNRGIFLIRNQKAIKIPSDKNDFLASAHYLLEDQHSNLWISSDNGLFKVNKNTLLQYMKTMEGVITYYRYTKKQGLLNNEFNGSANPCAHELKDGQFVFPSMEGFVFFNPEDVKTYYPGSQDVYLERARVKGKMIPLKDKLFLECGYKNAEVYIDIPYYSDLENIYLQAKLSGSEDSPWINIKSDKTFRLANMDPGNYTLWVRFLSSETGKFIYKTIPVEVEAYFYQTLLFKILIAGIAIFIVLVIVQMRTNFLRLKNKVLKNTLVHKDKELLETNNKLKNESDYQKKLVESISHDITTPVKFIALLSQELNQSVDLKTQKKYFDSIYKTSEQLYKFTLSLKEYTELYKQGNTTDEECSIYDLIETKRLLFEEIAARKNTFIYNFCDHQLKSRLNKNILLAVFHNILDNAVKNTSDGKITITSASTESHIEISITDTGSGMSDEQRIYYSELFKKKGSEHMTFKNYGLGLHMVVQLMMKINSEMAFHKNTPKGTIIKILIKI, encoded by the coding sequence ATGAAGCTTCTTTACTTTATTTCACTTTTATTTTCTTTATGCATCTACGGGCAAAGCTATACCACCCAATGGTATAACATGGATAACGGCCTGCCTCAAAACAGTATCAAAGACATCGTAAAAGATAAATATGGATTCATCTGGCTGTCCATGGAAGGCAGAATTCTGAGATACGACGGGAGTAACTTTGTACAGTATAATAATTTTAAGCTTAAAAATTTAAGTTTTGGAGATTTCTATGGGAACATAAAGAAAGACAGTATTTCCGTTTTCAATATTTCTGAAAAAAAAGTTCTTCTGATTTCCCGCCGCCAACCGGATGTTATAGCTGCTAATAATACATTTGAATATGGAGGTGCTTTGAAAAGTAAGATCTATAAAAGAATTGTAAGGAATAATTTCACGGTCAGGTATCTTTCTTATTATATAAACTCCTATTATATTCAGTTGAATGAGGGAGCCTATTACTTTGAAGATAATAATGTTGTTTACGTTGATAAAAAAAGCAGGAAAAGGACTACCGTTGCTGTCGGGTTTTCTTATGACCGGTTAAAAAAAATGTTTGTTCACGGTGAATATGTACTCATCAGTGATCCGGCCAGAAAGAAAATAATCCAATTGTACAGAGGAACATTGTCAGAGATAGAAGCTCCTGCTGTCTATACTGACCCTGAAACCAGAATGTACTGGCAGCAAATTTCCGGACAGGTTTTTATGATTCACGAGGGTAAAATATACAGAAGTGAATTTTCAGGAGGTAAACTAACACTCACTTTTTTATTAGAATACAAGGATATTGATAAAGATATCTCAGGGGCTATGTTTTATGATGAAGCTGCCAGAAAACTATATATCGGAAGTTCTATTAATGGACTGAAGATTCTGAGTTTATCAGATTTTTCGGTTTCCAGGAAAAATTTGTCTTATCAGGATGAGGTCTGCTATGCGGCAATTTCTTACGGGGATAATTCTGTTTTGACACAGGAAGGAATAAAATATTCCCGTAATACTTCAGAAAGATTATTTTTTGCCCCTCAGTCCTATGATAAGAGATATATAATTGAAGATAATGCGGGAAATCTTATATATCGGGAAAATAATTCTATCCACATAAGGTATAAAAATACTGGATTTACAAAATATGATTCCATTTCTTTTAAAGATAAAGGGATTGACGGGCTTTATAAAAACGGGGATCTTTATACTGTATCTGTCATAGATAGAAATCAGTTTTATCTGTATCTCTTTAGTCATGATAATTTTAAGAGAGTTGAAAGAATTATTCCATGTGAAGATAATATATATACTGTTTTCAGATATAATAAAGATCTTCTTTATCTGGGAAGCAGTGGAGGAATTTATGTATACTCCCTTACGCTGAAAAGGATGATAAAGCAGATTGGAAAAGGTCTACCTGTAAAACAAATTATCAGGACAAAAGAGGGCAATGTCTGGTTTACGACTTACAATAGAGGGATTTTTTTAATAAGAAACCAAAAAGCAATTAAAATTCCATCCGATAAAAATGATTTTCTGGCCAGTGCCCATTATCTGTTGGAAGACCAGCATTCCAATTTATGGATCTCTTCTGATAACGGATTGTTTAAAGTCAATAAAAATACTCTTCTGCAGTACATGAAAACCATGGAGGGAGTGATCACTTATTATCGTTATACTAAAAAACAAGGTCTTTTAAATAACGAATTCAACGGAAGTGCCAATCCCTGCGCTCATGAGCTTAAAGATGGACAATTTGTATTTCCGTCCATGGAAGGGTTTGTGTTTTTTAATCCAGAAGATGTTAAAACTTATTATCCAGGGTCTCAGGATGTTTATCTGGAAAGAGCAAGAGTAAAAGGGAAAATGATTCCGCTGAAAGACAAACTTTTTCTAGAATGTGGTTATAAAAATGCAGAAGTTTATATCGATATTCCTTACTATTCTGACCTGGAAAATATCTATCTGCAGGCTAAGCTTTCAGGCAGTGAGGATAGCCCATGGATTAATATTAAAAGTGATAAAACATTTAGGCTGGCCAATATGGACCCCGGAAATTATACTCTTTGGGTTCGGTTTTTATCTTCGGAAACCGGAAAATTCATTTATAAAACAATTCCCGTAGAAGTGGAAGCCTATTTTTATCAGACTCTTCTTTTTAAGATCCTGATTGCCGGTATTGCTATTTTCATCGTTTTGGTAATTGTACAGATGAGAACCAATTTTTTAAGATTGAAAAATAAAGTTCTGAAAAATACACTTGTGCATAAGGATAAAGAGCTGCTGGAAACCAATAATAAACTGAAAAATGAATCTGATTATCAAAAAAAGCTAGTGGAAAGTATAAGCCATGATATTACCACACCCGTTAAGTTTATTGCCCTTCTTTCTCAGGAACTTAATCAGTCGGTAGATCTAAAGACTCAGAAAAAATATTTTGACAGCATTTACAAAACCTCGGAACAGTTGTATAAATTTACATTAAGCCTAAAAGAATATACAGAACTGTATAAGCAAGGAAATACAACAGATGAAGAATGTTCAATCTATGATCTTATTGAAACTAAAAGACTGTTGTTTGAAGAAATAGCAGCGAGAAAAAATACATTTATATACAATTTTTGTGATCACCAACTGAAGAGCAGGCTTAATAAAAATATTCTCCTTGCAGTTTTTCATAATATCCTTGATAATGCAGTGAAAAATACTTCAGATGGGAAAATTACGATTACATCGGCCTCTACGGAATCACATATAGAAATCAGTATTACAGATACCGGTAGCGGGATGTCTGATGAACAACGGATTTATTATTCCGAACTTTTTAAGAAAAAAGGCAGCGAACATATGACTTTTAAAAATTATGGATTAGGCCTTCACATGGTTGTTCAGCTGATGATGAAAATCAATTCCGAAATGGCCTTTCATAAAAATACTCCTAAAGGAACCATCATTAAAATCCTTATTAAAATATGA
- a CDS encoding amino acid permease codes for MSNENKTGEKETLVRGLTNRHIQLIALGGAIGTGLFLGIGPAAVLAGPSVILGYALAGIIAFFIMRQLGEMVVQEPVSGSFSHFAYKYWGNFPGFASGWNYWILYILVSMAELTAIGHYIHFWWPDIPLWVSSLFFFIVINALNLASVKVYGETEFWFSIIKVVAIIAMIVFGVYLLISGTGGEKATIANLWNDGGFFPKGLFNKTENGYSGLFAAMAMIMFSFGGLELIGITAAEAKNPEKTIPQATNQVIYRILIFYVGALVILFSLSPWRDITEGSSPFVMVFQNLNGLEFSIFGKVIQFNTLIANVLNLIVLTAALSVYNSSVYSNSRMLFGLAQQGNAPKFLKKLNKNSVPINAILISSCFAGICIIINKLVPEKAFEYLMALVVSTLIINWLMICYTHLKFKKSINASGIHSKFPSIFYPVSNYICIAFLVLILGLMSITGMEIQVILIPVWIGFLFAMYKLYKPK; via the coding sequence ATGAGCAACGAAAATAAAACAGGAGAAAAGGAGACTTTAGTTAGAGGATTAACAAATCGACATATACAATTAATTGCCCTTGGAGGTGCCATAGGAACCGGGTTATTTCTGGGAATCGGGCCGGCTGCAGTACTGGCGGGACCATCAGTAATTTTAGGCTATGCTTTAGCAGGAATTATTGCCTTTTTTATTATGCGCCAGCTTGGTGAAATGGTTGTTCAGGAACCCGTATCAGGAAGTTTTAGTCACTTTGCCTACAAATATTGGGGAAATTTCCCGGGATTTGCTTCAGGGTGGAACTATTGGATTCTCTATATCCTGGTAAGTATGGCCGAACTCACGGCAATAGGACATTATATCCATTTTTGGTGGCCGGATATACCTCTTTGGGTTTCCAGTTTGTTCTTTTTTATTGTGATCAATGCGCTTAATCTTGCTTCCGTAAAGGTTTATGGAGAAACAGAGTTTTGGTTTTCCATCATCAAAGTAGTAGCTATTATTGCCATGATTGTCTTCGGAGTATATCTTTTGATAAGTGGTACAGGAGGAGAGAAAGCTACCATTGCTAATTTATGGAATGATGGCGGATTCTTCCCAAAAGGATTATTTAATAAAACAGAAAACGGATATTCAGGATTATTTGCTGCAATGGCCATGATTATGTTCTCTTTCGGTGGATTGGAACTTATCGGAATTACTGCAGCAGAAGCCAAAAATCCGGAAAAAACTATTCCACAGGCAACCAACCAGGTAATCTATAGAATTCTTATTTTTTATGTGGGAGCTTTGGTAATCTTATTTTCATTAAGCCCTTGGAGAGATATTACGGAAGGTTCCAGTCCGTTTGTAATGGTATTTCAAAATCTAAATGGTCTTGAATTCAGTATTTTTGGTAAGGTGATTCAGTTCAATACATTGATTGCAAATGTTCTTAATCTGATTGTTTTGACGGCGGCTTTATCAGTATATAACAGTAGTGTTTACAGTAACAGCAGGATGCTTTTTGGATTAGCTCAGCAGGGAAATGCTCCGAAATTCCTGAAAAAACTGAATAAAAATTCTGTTCCTATCAACGCTATTCTTATTTCATCATGCTTTGCCGGGATATGTATTATCATTAACAAATTAGTACCGGAAAAAGCTTTTGAATACTTAATGGCTTTAGTAGTATCTACTTTGATCATCAACTGGCTGATGATATGCTACACCCATTTGAAGTTTAAAAAATCAATAAATGCATCAGGAATTCATTCAAAATTCCCCTCTATATTTTATCCTGTATCCAATTATATCTGTATTGCCTTTTTGGTTCTGATATTAGGATTGATGAGTATTACAGGAATGGAAATTCAGGTGATCCTGATTCCGGTATGGATTGGCTTTTTATTCGCTATGTACAAATTGTACAAACCGAAGTAA